A region of Oryctolagus cuniculus chromosome 3, mOryCun1.1, whole genome shotgun sequence DNA encodes the following proteins:
- the LOC100342648 gene encoding prothymosin alpha-like, producing the protein MSDAAVNTSSEITTKDLKEKKEVVEEAENGRDAPANGNANEENGEQEADNEVDEEEEEGGEEEEEEEEGDGEEEDGDEDEEAEAATGKQAAEDDEEDDVDTKKQKTDEDD; encoded by the coding sequence ATGTCCGACGCGGCCGTGAACACCAGCTCCGAGATCACCACCAAGGACttgaaggagaagaaggaagtgGTGGAGGAGGCGGAGAATGGGAGAGACGCCCCCGCCAACGGCAACGCCAATGAGGAGAAcggggagcaggaggcagacaACGAGGTagacgaggaagaggaggaaggtggcgaggaggaagaggaggaggaagagggcgaTGGTGAGGAAGAGGACGGAGACGAAGACGAGGAGGCCGAGGCGGCTACAGGCAAGCAGGCAGCTGAGGATGACGAGGAGGACGACGTGGACACCAAGAAGCAGAAGACCGACGAAGATGACTAG